A segment of the Halostagnicola larsenii XH-48 genome:
CGATCCGGGCTTGACGGCGTGACCTACGACCTGATGGTCCACGACATCGACGTGCTCAACGCGATTCTCGAGGGGACGCCGGAACCGCTCACGGCCGCGAGCGCCGCCGACGGGCAGTACGCGAGCGCGACGATAGCCTACGGCGACGTCGTCGCTTCACTCACGGCCAGCCGGGTGACCCAGAAGAAGATTCGAAAACTCACCGTGACCGCCCGCGAGTGTCTCGTCGAGGTCGATTACCTCGAGCAGTCGATACTGATTCACCGAGACTCCTACCCCGCGTACGTCACCGATAACGGCCAGAACCGGTATCGCCACGAGAGCGTCATCGAACGCCCTCGAATCGACAACGGCGAACCGCTCCGTCACGAACTCGAGTCGTTTCTCGAGGCCGTCCGGAACGGAACTGAACCGCAAGTGACCGCCGAGGACGGGATCAGGGCGGTCGAAACCATCCAGCAACTGGATCGGCTGGCCGAACAGACCCCAACGGAGGGACCGACACAGTGAGCGACCGCTCGAACGCGCGCGGGCCGGCGAGCGCGGCCGATGAACGACCGAAAGGCCTCTACGGATCGTCGGCACCAAAATCGGCCCAGCGCCGGGCGCTTAC
Coding sequences within it:
- a CDS encoding Gfo/Idh/MocA family protein yields the protein MTARSPSKTDSTPIRVGVIGVGAMGENHARVYSELSHVELVAVTDLDAASAQATATQFETEAVPLEKALERCDVVSVAVPTPAHFETVSACLEAGVHVLVEKPIAKSIDEAETLARIARERELVLQVGHIERFNPAVQGVLDLVEDLEVIAVDAKRLGPPVERSGLDGVTYDLMVHDIDVLNAILEGTPEPLTAASAADGQYASATIAYGDVVASLTASRVTQKKIRKLTVTARECLVEVDYLEQSILIHRDSYPAYVTDNGQNRYRHESVIERPRIDNGEPLRHELESFLEAVRNGTEPQVTAEDGIRAVETIQQLDRLAEQTPTEGPTQ